In the genome of Luteitalea pratensis, the window CCGTGAATAGACCTTCACCTGGCGCATGCCGGAGGACGTCGACGAACACCGGATGCAGCGCTTCGTCGATCTGCTGGACGACCACGGGGGCAACCGACTCGAAGGCCGAGGCGCGGTCGATCTGGGTCACCACGCTCTGGAGCAGGCGCTCGGCGTCGTAGCGTTCGCGGAAGAAGTGGCGGTCGAGCGCCGCGAGCCAGTGCTCGCGGCGCCGGCGGATCACCGCGAGGGCGAGCACGGCGAGGGCATACCACCACCAGCGGGCCTGCACCATCTCGGAGAGTGGCTGGTTGCGGTGCAGCACGGCCTCGATGACCAGCAGTGCGCCAACAAGCGGGATCAAGGCATCGAGCAGCCGTCGCGCGAGTGCATAGCGGACGCCCTGCCTGACGATGAGGGGCAGATCGAAGAGCCGGTGCCGCAGGATCGCGTAGGCAAAGGCGGCCGGGCCGGCGAGCCACCCGAGCGCCAGCACGGTAAGCAGCGGGTTGCCGAAGATGGGGCCCTCGTCGAGCTTGTAGATGGCGAGGAACGCGACGCCGGCGGTGACGCCGGTCCCCAGACCGCCCAGCAGCACGCCGGTCCGGCGCCGATCGGTGAGGTTCTCGAGCCGACGGTGTTGGGCGATCAGCAGGCCGATGGCGGCCAGCGCGTAGAAGCACCACGTGGCGAAGACCCAGGGAATCGCGTCGGGCAGGCCGGTGGCGGCCCCGAGTGGCTGGTTCAGGTGGCGCCCCACGAAGACGAACCAGCCGACCGCCGCCACGCCGGGGAGCAGGGACACAGCAAGGTTGGTGGGCGAGAGCGCACGACGCGGGAACACCGCGAAGAACGCGAACAGCAACGGGCCGGTCGCGAAGCTCGTGGCAAACGGCACCCAGAGCAGCGCCTCGAGGGGCTGCGGCAGTTCCTGCCAGAAGAAGAACATGCGGCCGGGCAACGCCACCGACAGCGTCCCGAACGAGGCGAGCAGCCAGGCGCCGAGCAGCGCCGATGGCTGCGACGAACGACGATAGGCCACCAGGAGGGCCAGGCCGAGAACAATGACCTCGGCGCCTCGAAATGCAATCAGTCCTGGCCGCACAGGTTCGGACCACCACTCGCCGAGCCCGGCCGAGAGCGGCAGCCGGAGCTTCAACGGGTGGCCGTCGCGCTCGATGTCGAGTTCGAGGGGACGCGACGGATCCAGTTGGACACGCATGCGCTGCCAGTCGACGCGCCCCTCCAGCACCTGACCGTTGGCACGACGCAGGCGGTCGTGCGGACGCAATCCCCCACGGGCCGCCAACGTCGCGGGCTGCACCTGCTCCACCGTGACTTGGCGCCCGTCAAAGTGCGGCACGAAGCCAAAGGGCACGACTGGGAGGGCGTCGCAGGTGATCAGCAGCGCAAGGTACGCGACGTGTGCAAAGGCCGCGACGGCAAGGCTCCAGCCAACGACGGGCGGAGTACGTCCGTCCGAAGGCACAGGAGGTTCTCGCCGAATGGAACCGACGGTGTGGATTGTCAGGTCGGCTAACTCTACTACGGCCGGGCCACAAGGGCAGGCAGCCTGCAGCCTACGGCCTTCGGCCTACGACTTACGGCCTAACCTTGCGGCTTCGCGGTAGGGCCCGCTCTCCGAGCGCGGCCCGTGGGTGGCCGTGGTTCAAGGGACCAGCGACAAGGAGAGAAGTCACAAGGGCGTCAAGGGACAAGGGACGAGGCCGGCAAGACAACCAAGGCACAAGCTGACGCCGCGCCCCGCCTGATTCCCTTGCCACTGCTTCCTTGTTCCTCGTCCCTTGAAGTCCTTCTGACTTGTTCGTTGTCCCTTGTCCCTTGACACGGTAGGGCCCGCTCTCCGAGCGCGGCCCGTCGGTGGCCGTGGTTCAAGGGACCAGCGACAAGGAGAGAAGTCACAAGGGCGTCAAGGGACAAGGGACGAGGCCGGCAAGACAACCAAGGCACAAGCTGACGCCGCGCCCCGCCTGATTCCCTTGCCCACTGCATCCTTGTTCCTCGTCCCTTGAAGTCCTTCTGACTTGTTCGTTGTCCCTTGTCCCTTGACACGGTAGGGCCCGCTCTCCGAGCGCGGCCCGTGGGTGGCCGTGGTTCAAGGGACCAGCGACAAGGAGAGAAGTCACAAGGGTGTCAAGGGACAAGGGACGAGGCCGGCAAGACAACCAAGGCACAAGCTGACGCCGCGCCCCGCCTGATTCCCTTGCCCACTGCATCCTTGTTCCTCGTCCCTTGAAGTCCTTCTGACTTGTTCGTTGTCCCTTGTCCCTTGACACGGTAGGGCCCGCTCTCCGAGCGCGGCCTGTCCATTGCGGCTCACGGCTTGCGGTGCCCGCTGCCCGGTGCCCGGATGCGGTACCCGGATTACGGCGGCGTCCGGCCATTGCGATATACATGCGGGGCATGGACCATCGCCTGCTCGGACGCACTGGCGTCCATGTGTCGCCGCTCTGCCTCGGCGCGATGAACCTCGGCGGCCCGACGCCTGAAGCCGAGGGCATTCGCCTCGTGCATGCGGCGATGGATGCCGGCATCAACCTGATCGACACCGCGGACGTCTATCACGACGGCGCGAGCGAGACTGTTGTCGGCAAAGCGCTCGCCGACCGGCGCGAGAAGGTGGTCCTGGCCACGAAGGTGCACGGACGCACCGGACCGGGACCGAACGACCTTGGCAACTCGCGGTTGCACATCATGCGCGCGTGCGAAGCCTCACTGCGACGCCTCGGCACCGATTACATCGACCTCTACCAGGTACACCGGCCGAGCCCGCAAATCCCGATCGACGAGACGCTCGGGGCACTGACCGATCTCGTGCGCGCCGGTAAGGTCCGCTACGTGGGCTGCTCGACGCATCCGGCGTGGATGGTGATGGAGGCGCTCGCAGCGAGCGATCGGCATGGCCTGGCGCGCTACGTGAGCGAACAACCCCCCTACAACCTCCTCGATCGCCGCATCGAAAACGAACTGGTACCGCTCGCGCTGCGCTACGGACTCGCACTGATCCCGTGGGCGCCGCTGGCGCAAGGCGTCCTCGCAGGCCGTTACCAGGCGGATGGCGCCCTGCCGGGTGACTCCAGGGCCGCGCGGCAGCCGGGCAGCATCTACGCCGAGCGCGTCACCGTGCGTGGCATCGAGGCGGGGGCGCGATTCGCGACACTGGCGGCCGCGCACGGCCGCACGCCGGGTCAGCTCGCGCTGCTCTGGTGCAAGGATCAGCCCGGCGTCACCGCGCCGATCGTCGGACCCCGCACGCGCGAACAACTCGACGACGTGCTGCCGGTACTGGAGATGTCACTGAGCGGCGAGGAACGCGCAGCGTGCGACACCATCAACGGCCCCGGCGGGGTGCTTGTGAACTTCCACAACACCGCGCCCTGGATGAAGACGCCGATCGTGTAGGCTCGGCGCGTTCCGAACCCTGGCCGAGGTAGCGCGGAAGCGTCGACTTGAAGGTCGAGGCCTACGTCCTCCATATGAGCCGTCGACCTTCAGGTCGACGGAGGCGACGCGGTGGAGAATGCGGAAGGGAACGCCGCGCAGTCCCAGCGCGGCGTTCCATCCATGACAGAAAGGCTGCGTATGAACCGGCGAACATTCCTGAGTGCCGCGGCCGCCGTGGCCGCGGCAGGACAGGCGAACGCGAGCGGATTCGAGCCGCAGGCGCCGGCGGCGACAGCACCGCCGGCCAAACGCACCATCCTCGCCATGGGCGCACACTACGACGACAGCCCGTTCGGCATCCCGGGAACGCTCCTGCAGGCGGTGGCGCAGGGACACCGCGTCGTCGTCCTTGCGATGATCGGCGACTACTCGAACTGGAAACCGGTGCGCGGACGCGGCCCCGACATCGTCGAAGGTACGAAACGCATCAACGCAGAGTACGGCATGGAGTCGCGGTTCCTGCCGTGGG includes:
- a CDS encoding aldo/keto reductase; the encoded protein is MDHRLLGRTGVHVSPLCLGAMNLGGPTPEAEGIRLVHAAMDAGINLIDTADVYHDGASETVVGKALADRREKVVLATKVHGRTGPGPNDLGNSRLHIMRACEASLRRLGTDYIDLYQVHRPSPQIPIDETLGALTDLVRAGKVRYVGCSTHPAWMVMEALAASDRHGLARYVSEQPPYNLLDRRIENELVPLALRYGLALIPWAPLAQGVLAGRYQADGALPGDSRAARQPGSIYAERVTVRGIEAGARFATLAAAHGRTPGQLALLWCKDQPGVTAPIVGPRTREQLDDVLPVLEMSLSGEERAACDTINGPGGVLVNFHNTAPWMKTPIV
- a CDS encoding protein kinase domain-containing protein; this encodes MPFGFVPHFDGRQVTVEQVQPATLAARGGLRPHDRLRRANGQVLEGRVDWQRMRVQLDPSRPLELDIERDGHPLKLRLPLSAGLGEWWSEPVRPGLIAFRGAEVIVLGLALLVAYRRSSQPSALLGAWLLASFGTLSVALPGRMFFFWQELPQPLEALLWVPFATSFATGPLLFAFFAVFPRRALSPTNLAVSLLPGVAAVGWFVFVGRHLNQPLGAATGLPDAIPWVFATWCFYALAAIGLLIAQHRRLENLTDRRRTGVLLGGLGTGVTAGVAFLAIYKLDEGPIFGNPLLTVLALGWLAGPAAFAYAILRHRLFDLPLIVRQGVRYALARRLLDALIPLVGALLVIEAVLHRNQPLSEMVQARWWWYALAVLALAVIRRRREHWLAALDRHFFRERYDAERLLQSVVTQIDRASAFESVAPVVVQQIDEALHPVFVDVLRHAPGEGLFTAATDSAPRRLALPASLAVIGVLSVLRKPLAISLGDTAWVRHQLPLEERTLLLERGVELLVPVFGDDGRELPIALVVLGPRRSEEPYNTDDLELLSTIAQRLGLLLARSHGDARRLAECDSCGRCFDEGATLCTHDGDRLSVRPGSRMLNGRYRLERRRGRGGMGTVYEATDDVLDRKVAVKVIREDLASTAFGRGAPGRVEARFRREARAAAGFAHAHVVRVYDFGVDHERQPFLVMELLEGETLRQRLAAGAPLAPQETLLVLRGLCAALDAAHRRGLVHRDLKPENVFLQQQEHGFITKVLDFGLARAFAADWPAAPGDDTKLTSAGLMIGTLDYMAPEQLAGDVVSPSWDLWALAVIAHEMLTTRHPFRRTVVVGNGLASTIGDVTTGDAVSILPPAAATFFDAALSSDRTRRPPDPMAFLAKCEEMLA